The nucleotide sequence CTTCCACAGTTTTCCGGTTGGGCATCCGCGTCCCGTTTTCAATCTTGGACAGATTTCCCACAGAACAGATACCAAAACATAATTCTTCCTGGGAATATCCACGCTCCACCCTCATATCGTGGATATAATTTCCAATTTCATATACCGCCATTCTTAATTATTTCCCTGCCTTTCCTCTCCCTCCTCTGTGTCTGACATTATAAAACACCTGGGTTTCTTTGTCCACGAAATCTGCAAATCTCCAATTGCTTCCTGTACCGCCTTCTGTTTCTCTTGCCTTTTATTTTATTTCCCTATATAATAAGAATGAAAATCAGATAACGATTCAGAATATTTTACTGTTTTTATACAGGAAAGGATTTCCCATGAAAAAATATGTTTCTCTTTTGCTTTTTTCCATGTGTTTATGCGCTGCTTTCCTGAGCGGCTGCGGCGAACCGAAAAAAAATGCCGCTGACTCTGTCAGAGCAATTTATGATTTGTATATTCTGGGCGATACCCAGGGCATCACCTCGCTGGGAATGACAGAAGAAGATATCAATACTGCCCGCCGGACGTATGACGAGTCTCTGAAAGAAACCATCCGGGCCAATTTCGCCGCCAGCGGACAGGAAATAGAAGAACAGGTTCTGGACGAACTCTGCAACGCCCGCAAGGCTGCCCTTGCCAAACTGAAGGCTACCGCCGAAATCGTCTCCGAAACGGACGGAAAAGCAACGGTTGTGATTCACACTACCTGTTTTGATGAATCTGAGCTGGACACAGATGCTTTTTTCGCCGCCAAGGAAGAAGCCCGGCATAACAGCTTTGCCACTACGGAAGAACAGAACAGATTTCTGATGGACACTTACACCGAGAATTTAATTGCTGCCTACCAGGAAGTGACGCCTTCGGAAAAAACCACGGACATTTCCGTGGACTGTGTCATTCAGAACAATACCTGGGTGCCTGCCAATATGTCTTCTTTCGGCTCCGACCTGGCTCTGGCCATTACCGGACAGACACAGTAGCCCAAAATCCGGACTGCATACGTCCCTGTGAATTTTTATGCATAAATTTCATACGATGAGAATAAGATGTAAAAAGTTTTTCGGGAGCAGAAAAATGTCTGAATTTCATCGAATGATTACATATCTTTATTTATATGAGCGCGGAATCAAACGTCACAACGTAGGATTTGCCAAAATAGAAAAACGAGACAGCCAGTGTCTTGTGGAAATACATATGAAAAACACCGGTCACAGCCTTTCGCCGATTCCGGTGTATTTCTATGCCGAAAATCAGCAGAAATTTCCCGGCATTCTGCTGGGAACCATGGGGCTCACCCGCGGAAACGGCGATTTCAAAACAATATTAAAAGGAGAGACCTTATGTGACAGCAGCTACAGGCTGGATGATGTCAGCGGAATTTTTATTCCTCTGGATTCGGAAATCATGTTTGTCAGCCAGTGGAATGACCGGGAATTTGTGAGAGAACGTTTTACAGAGCCCCGGAATCAGTCGGAACCGGCTCCGCAGAAAAAGTCTCCGGAACCGGCCTCTCCCGCAACCCCCGGCTCCACGGAGCCTTCAGCAGCAATGTCTGCAGGCCCCGGACAGGGAAACCGTACCGCAGACCCCGGCTCCCCGGAGCCTTCGGCAGTGCAGGCTGCTTCCACCGGCAGTATTCCGTCTCAGACTGCCCCGGAGGATGAACTGCCTCCCTTTCCCCTGTCCGGCTCCGGAGACAGTGATATTCCTGCTCCTTCTTCTGTTCCTGATTCAGATCTCAGGGCCGCAGAAGCCGCGCCGAAGTTAGCGGAATTTCCCAGGCAGAACCGTTCATTCCCATCTCAATCCCAGACCCAGGTCTCTGCCGGGCCGGCACAAAAACCGGAACCTCTGCCGGAAAACTGGAGCCTGAAATGGGACTTTATTCTTGAAAATTATCCGGTGATGACGCCTTTTGCCGGGGATGAATCCACCCTCTGCGTCCGTCTGGAGTTAAAGGATCTGCGTCTTCTGCCCCGTCAGTACTGGTATCTGGGCAATAACAGTTTCCTGCTCCACGGATTTTTCAATTACCGCTATCTGATTCTGGGTATGACGGAGAAAAACGGAAAAAAACGCTGGTTTGTGGGCATTCCCGGCATATACCAGAATCCGGAGCGGGTGATGGCCACCCTGTTCGGATTCCCGGAATTCCGTAACGAGAAGTCTGTCCCTGTAAATACCGGGGAATTCGGCTACTGGTACCGCTACCTGAACGAGCCCTGACAGAATTATGCCTCCCCGCCTCGTTGGGAGGCATCCGCCTCCGAAAGCAGAGCGTACAGCTCGTGGTCTCTCCAGACCCCATGCAGTCTGACGCTCTGTCTTTTTACGCCCTCCAGCTCAAATCCCAGGTTCCGCAGCAGTTTACCGGAAGCAGTATTCTCCGGCAGCACACTTGCCTCTATCCGGTGCAGTTTCATGTCCTCAAACATCACGCGGATTCCTCTGGAAATACTTTCCCTGGCATAACCTCTTCCCCAGTATCTGTGATCAAATTTGTATCCCAGCTCACAGGACTGGTAATAGCCCCGGTTAATATGATGAAAAGACACGGTGCCGATAATCCTCTCCGGCTTTCCTTTTTCAAACACCCAGAACCGGACAGATTTCTGCTTTACTGCCATATTGTACTCGCACTGAATCAGTTTTTTCTGAAATTTTTCCGTATAAAACTGCAGGGGCCTGTCCGTCTCGTATTCTTCGAATATTTCCTGGTTATCCAGATGGAATTTCAGTATCTGAGGGGCGGCTGTATCCGTCAGTACTTTTAATTCCAGACGTTCGGTCTGATACATCAGATTCATTTGTATGTTCTCCTGGTTTCCTGTATAATGATATCATTATCTTATCATACTCATTCAGAAAAAAACAGGAGCGCCTATGAATCAGGAAGAAAAATTTATGAAGGCCGCCATCCGGGAGGCCCGGAAAGCTGAAAAAATTCAGGAGGTTCCCATCGGCTGCGTTATCGTATACGAAAATAAAATTATTGCCAGAGGCTACAACCGAAGAAATACGGATAAGAATACGCTGGCTCACGCGGAACTTTCCGCCATAAAAAAAGCCAGTAAAAAGCTGGGAGACTGGCGGCTGGAAGGGTGTACCATGTATGTGACGCTGGAACCCTGCCAGATGTGCGCCGGAGCCATCGTCCAGTCCAGAATGGACCGGGTGGTCATCGGAAGCATGAATCCCAAAGCAGGCTGTGCCGGTTCTGTACTGAATCTGCTGCAGATACCTGCATTCAATCATCAGGTGGATTTGGAATACGGCGTACTGGAAGAAGAATGTTCTTCCATGCTCAGCGAATTTTTCCGAAAGCTGCGGGAAACAAAGCGGCAGCAGAAACAAATGGTAACAGGGAAGCTGAAGGCTGAACTGTTACAACAAATGGAATAAAACCTTTCGGAACGGTTGACATTTTCCCTTAAAAAGGATATACTTAAGACTCCGAGCAGCTGGGGCGGTAGCGGTGCCCTGTACCAACAATCCGCTATAGTTGGAGTGATGTTCTGCCCCGGGTTTTTGCCTGTGGGGCTGCCTTTTATAAGTGGTGATGACGTCTGGGTCTTACGCAATGGAACTCTGTGAACCGTGTCAGGTTGGGAACAAAGCAGCACTAAGCAGAATCTTTCATGTGCCGTAAGGGCGCCTGGGCTGAGCTAACTGTAAGAGTAACGCCCATGGTCAGGATTCAAAGCAGAACGCTCGGATTTTAAATTTCCAAAAAAGGAGAATTCATTTGAAACATATACTGCGCAAAACCAGAAACGCCCTGTATGAATCCTGTAATTTTCTGGAGCTGATGATGGCCCTTGTGGTTCTGGCCGCTATTCTGATTGCATGTAGCTCCCTTGGCAGTTCTTTTCTGGATTACTGGAACGACAGAAGTTCCAACGCCGCTTTCCTGACTTTTGTGGGACATGTGTTCAATATCCTGATTGGTATTGAATTTTTAAAAATGCTCTGTCAGCCCAGCGAAGATACGGTACTGGAAGTTCTGATTTTCCTTGTGGCCCGCCATATGATCCTGGACCACACTACCGTAGTGGAAAATCTTATCACCATTCTGAGTATCGGAATTCTGTTTGCTATCAAAAAATATATCAATCTGCCTGCCCGCAAGGGAAGTTACGGTATTTTCTCCGGCAATTCCGGCTCGGAACCCTCCGGCAGGGAGCCGGCGCCGTCTTCTGAAGACATCCAGAACTGATATGGGAAAATTTTACTGTCCCCCGGCCCTTGACATTTCGGCGCCGGGGGATTATATTAAACAGGAATCAATAATAATTATCATTATTACAGGAGGTAGGAACATTGATGAAATACAGCCGCCAACGGGAATGCATACGTGAATTTCTTGCTGACCGTTGTGACCATCCTACTGCCGAGACAGTTTACATGAATGTGAAAAAAGATTTTCCCAATATCAGTCTTGGAACCGTATACCGTAATTTATCTCTTCTGGCCGATTTGGGAGAAATCAGGAAAATTTCGACCGGTACAGGACCTGACCGTTTCGACGGAAATACATCCCCCCATTATCATGTTTTCTGCACCGGATGCGGCAGTGTCATGGATTTGAAAATGGAAAATATCAACCATATCGACATTATTGCCGGCAATGAATTTGAGGGCAGAATCCACGGGCATATCACTTATTTTCTCGGTACCTGCAGGGAATGCATGAAAAAAGAAAATAATGAAAATATCTCTTGACAGAAGCCCGGAGATATGCTATTTTAATTTCAGTAATAATTACTGTTTTTAATTTACTAACAAGATTTGGGTATCAAAAGGGTGCGCAGCGCCAAAGGTGTTTTTGACACCCTAATCCTGAAAATAAAATAAATACATAGAAAGGAAGAAATCACTATGAAAAAATTTGTATGTAGCGTATGCGGTTATGTTTATGAAGGAGATGCAGCACCGGAGAAATGTCCGCAGTGCGGCGTACCTGCTTCCAAATTCACAGAGCAGACCGGAGAAATGTCCTGGGCTGCAGAGCATGTAATCGGCGTTGCACAGGGTGTTTCTGAAGATATTATCAAAGACCTGAGAGCAAACTTCAACGGAGAATGTACCGAGGTTGGTATGTATCTGGCTATGGCAAGAGTTGCTCACAGAGAAGGCTATCCGGAAATTGGCCTTTACTGGGAAAAAGCTGCTTATGAAGAGGCAGAACATGCTGCTAAATTTGCAGAACTTCTTGGCGAAGTTGTTACTGACAGCACCAAAAAGAATCTGGAAATGAGAATTGAAGCTGAAAACGGTGCAACTGCAGGCAAAACTGACCTGGCAAAACGTGCAAAAGCTGCAAATCTTGACGCAATTCATGACACCGTTCATGAGATGGCAAGAGATGAGGCAAGACATGGCAAGGCATTTGAAGGTCTGCTTAAGAGATACTTTGGATAAGCTGAAAACAGCATAAAATAAGCATTTACGGCAATTTCAGGGTGCATGGATAAAAGTCCATGCACCCTTATTTTTTCTCTGCATTTCTGATTCCCTTACCGCTCCGGCATCTGAAAACCCTTAAGCGCCCGGTTCAGGCAATCGTTAAAGGGCTTCATGTTCCGGAACATGTCCGCCGCAAATGTCAGGAATTCTTCTCCGTTTCTGATAAGTTCATCTGTCACCGGATATTCCAGATACCAGCTTTTATATTTCAGAAATTCAGCCTGGGGATGTTCTTTGTCGTAACCGCGGGGCACATTTTTCAGGGCTGCGCCCTGCACTTTAAAATTTTCCTGAAATTCTTTCTGGCAGATAATTTCTTCCCATTCTTCCGGATGTTCCTGAATATAATCCCGCACCATTTTTGTGGCGTCCTTAAACATATCCGCAAAGAGCCCTCCTCCAAGGAAGGACTGATTGTCCGGCTTTATCATAAGATAATAGCCCACCGGCACCGGCAGCTTGCCCTGCGGGCCCATATGGGCGCGGAAGGAAGGATTATAAGGGGATTTGTCATGGCTGAAACGGGTGTCCCGCACCAGCCTGAAGGTGAGATTTTTGGGTTCATGGTGCAGAATACTGCTGTCAAATGCGCC is from Lachnospiraceae bacterium JLR.KK002 and encodes:
- a CDS encoding transcriptional repressor, whose product is MKYSRQRECIREFLADRCDHPTAETVYMNVKKDFPNISLGTVYRNLSLLADLGEIRKISTGTGPDRFDGNTSPHYHVFCTGCGSVMDLKMENINHIDIIAGNEFEGRIHGHITYFLGTCRECMKKENNENIS
- a CDS encoding DUF2461 domain-containing protein translates to MNTSLILDYLKELSQNNNREWYHAHKEAYHQANEAFEEFLQELMLKIGAFDSSILHHEPKNLTFRLVRDTRFSHDKSPYNPSFRAHMGPQGKLPVPVGYYLMIKPDNQSFLGGGLFADMFKDATKMVRDYIQEHPEEWEEIICQKEFQENFKVQGAALKNVPRGYDKEHPQAEFLKYKSWYLEYPVTDELIRNGEEFLTFAADMFRNMKPFNDCLNRALKGFQMPER
- a CDS encoding NADH peroxidase, giving the protein MKKFVCSVCGYVYEGDAAPEKCPQCGVPASKFTEQTGEMSWAAEHVIGVAQGVSEDIIKDLRANFNGECTEVGMYLAMARVAHREGYPEIGLYWEKAAYEEAEHAAKFAELLGEVVTDSTKKNLEMRIEAENGATAGKTDLAKRAKAANLDAIHDTVHEMARDEARHGKAFEGLLKRYFG
- a CDS encoding DUF6128 domain-containing protein; its protein translation is MSEFHRMITYLYLYERGIKRHNVGFAKIEKRDSQCLVEIHMKNTGHSLSPIPVYFYAENQQKFPGILLGTMGLTRGNGDFKTILKGETLCDSSYRLDDVSGIFIPLDSEIMFVSQWNDREFVRERFTEPRNQSEPAPQKKSPEPASPATPGSTEPSAAMSAGPGQGNRTADPGSPEPSAVQAASTGSIPSQTAPEDELPPFPLSGSGDSDIPAPSSVPDSDLRAAEAAPKLAEFPRQNRSFPSQSQTQVSAGPAQKPEPLPENWSLKWDFILENYPVMTPFAGDESTLCVRLELKDLRLLPRQYWYLGNNSFLLHGFFNYRYLILGMTEKNGKKRWFVGIPGIYQNPERVMATLFGFPEFRNEKSVPVNTGEFGYWYRYLNEP
- a CDS encoding DUF5105 domain-containing protein, with protein sequence MKKYVSLLLFSMCLCAAFLSGCGEPKKNAADSVRAIYDLYILGDTQGITSLGMTEEDINTARRTYDESLKETIRANFAASGQEIEEQVLDELCNARKAALAKLKATAEIVSETDGKATVVIHTTCFDESELDTDAFFAAKEEARHNSFATTEEQNRFLMDTYTENLIAAYQEVTPSEKTTDISVDCVIQNNTWVPANMSSFGSDLALAITGQTQ
- the tadA gene encoding tRNA adenosine(34) deaminase TadA; amino-acid sequence: MNQEEKFMKAAIREARKAEKIQEVPIGCVIVYENKIIARGYNRRNTDKNTLAHAELSAIKKASKKLGDWRLEGCTMYVTLEPCQMCAGAIVQSRMDRVVIGSMNPKAGCAGSVLNLLQIPAFNHQVDLEYGVLEEECSSMLSEFFRKLRETKRQQKQMVTGKLKAELLQQME
- a CDS encoding GNAT family protein: MNLMYQTERLELKVLTDTAAPQILKFHLDNQEIFEEYETDRPLQFYTEKFQKKLIQCEYNMAVKQKSVRFWVFEKGKPERIIGTVSFHHINRGYYQSCELGYKFDHRYWGRGYARESISRGIRVMFEDMKLHRIEASVLPENTASGKLLRNLGFELEGVKRQSVRLHGVWRDHELYALLSEADASQRGGEA